The following is a genomic window from Pseudomonadales bacterium.
CGGCCAGCGAGCGCGGCGAACGGCGGCCAAGGCCGCAGATGCCATGCCCGCTGGTGCAGCCATTGCCGAGGCGGGTGCCGGTGCCGACCAGGAATCCGGCGACCAGCAGCGCCCAGAGTGGAAAGCCCTGACGCGGTGCGAAGGTGAGCGTGGGAAGCTGCCAGGCCAACAGGGTGCCGAGCAGCAGGCCGCCCAGAAACATCAGCCGCCAGCCACGCTCGCCGTTGCTGGCCGGCAGCAGTCCGAAGGCGATGCCGCTGATGCCGGCGATGCGGCCGCTGCCAAGCAGCAGCAGTGCCGCACTGCCACCGATCATCAAACCGCCGATCAGTGCGGAAATGGGCGTGAAGGTGGTCATGGTGTGTGCTCGCTCGCAGGTGAATCGAGTCTGGAAGCATACACCGGCCGGGAGGTTCGGTGCAGCGGCCCGATTCAGCGCAGCGGTTGGAGCAGCATCCGGTCGAGCCACAACTCGCGCGGGGCGCGAAACCGCTCGAGGCCGATCACCATCCGCTCATGACCCAGTCCAGGCTGGGCGCGCCAAGTGCCAAACAGCCGATCCCAGCAGCTCAGATTGAAACCGAAGTTGCTGTCGGTCTCGTCCGGATCGATGGAGTGGTGGACCCGATGCATGTCCGGCGTCACCAGCAGCCGGCGCAGCCACCGATCCAACCGCTCGGGCAGGCGGACATTGCCATGGTTGAACAGGGCAGTGCCGTTCAGCAGCAGCTCGAACAGCAGCACGGCAATGGCCGGCGCACCCAGCAGAGCGACCACCGCCAGTTTGATCGCCATGGACAGCAGGATTTCACCGGGATGAAAGCGCAACCCGGTGGTGACATCGAACTCGAGGTCGGCATGGTGCAGCCGGTGCAGCCGCCACAGCAGCGGTACGGCATGGAACAGCCGGTGTTGCAGGTAGATGGCCAGATCGAGCAGCAGCAGGGCCACGATGCCGGCCAGCCATGGCGGCAGATCGATCAGGTTGAACAGGCCCCAGCCGCGCTGCTGCGCAAGGCTGGCGAACGGCACTGCCAGCAGCGGAAAACCGAGCCGCAGCAACAGCGTGTTGAGCACAGCCAGCGCCAGGTTGTTGCTCCAGCGCAGCAGTCGGGCGATGCGCTGTGGACGCCGTGGGGCAACGCTCTCCCACAGCGCCATCAGCAACAGCAGTGCGATGAAGAGGGTGAGACGAACCGCCGGTTCGTGGGCCAACAGCGTCGCGCCGAGGGTCATGGCAGCCGGCCGAAAGCGGCCCCCTCAGCCATCACCCGGGTGGCGCTGGATGAAGTCGGCCAGCAGCGCGGCAACCTCGGGCGCCTGCCGTTCGAGGTGCAGATGGTGGTTGCCGGCCAATCGATGCAGTTCGAGCCGACGGAAGGCATCGAGCTGCTGGTCGAACTCGGCCATGCGGTCGAAGCGCCCCCCCTGTGCCAGAATCAGCAGCGTCGGTGCGGCCACGGCTGCGGCGAAGGCGCGCGCCTGGGCTGGCGTC
Proteins encoded in this region:
- a CDS encoding sterol desaturase family protein; this encodes MTLGATLLAHEPAVRLTLFIALLLLMALWESVAPRRPQRIARLLRWSNNLALAVLNTLLLRLGFPLLAVPFASLAQQRGWGLFNLIDLPPWLAGIVALLLLDLAIYLQHRLFHAVPLLWRLHRLHHADLEFDVTTGLRFHPGEILLSMAIKLAVVALLGAPAIAVLLFELLLNGTALFNHGNVRLPERLDRWLRRLLVTPDMHRVHHSIDPDETDSNFGFNLSCWDRLFGTWRAQPGLGHERMVIGLERFRAPRELWLDRMLLQPLR
- a CDS encoding YeeE/YedE family protein; the protein is MTTFTPISALIGGLMIGGSAALLLLGSGRIAGISGIAFGLLPASNGERGWRLMFLGGLLLGTLLAWQLPTLTFAPRQGFPLWALLVAGFLVGTGTRLGNGCTSGHGICGLGRRSPRSLAATLTFVLVAMVTFFLLRHVLGVLS